The following are encoded in a window of Lacinutrix sp. WUR7 genomic DNA:
- the gltB gene encoding glutamate synthase large subunit → MLKKQGLYLPEFEHDNCGAGFICSLTGKRSNDIIHKALEILVKLEHRGAVSSDGVTGDGAGILIDIPHKFFKIFCEFDLPEAGEYATSNVFLPRKENQRQYCIDVFEKEIQNQGLKLIGWRDVPVNSDVLGEIAKVTEPFVKQIFIGKENDTQTEREFNIKLYAARKIAEHTIYDSKLSEAKFFYLPSLSTKIIIFKGLLMPEHINEYYLDLFNSALDTRLALVHQRFSTNTFPTWDLAQPFRYICHNGEINTVRGNVSRMFSREEIMESPLFGDDIKKIIPTVLRGKSDSATLDMVVELLLMTGRSLPEAMMMLVPEAWEKNPNMSDAKKAFYEYNSCLMEPWDGPASIPFTDGNFIGAVLDRNGLRPSRYTVTKQGNVIMSSETGVVDIAPENIEFHGRLEPGKMFLVNMSEGRIVNDEEIKEEIAAKHPYRKWLDENLVHLRDIEAKEGHIKYDEIDLKKREVVFGYTEEDLNTIIRPMAQLGKEPIGSMGSDTPIAILSERPQLIYNYFKQLFAQVTNPPLDGIREELITDISLTLGSDVNIFDINAEHCKKLKIQNPVISKHDLDKIRDYDTNPDFKIESISMLYEVNRGLNELEVALENLVTKASKAIDEGANIIILSDRFVDENHAPIPALLACSYVNHALHKLEKRSRISLIIESAEPREVHHFALLFGYGASAVNPYIVNEIVQKQINNADLTDLEYLAAIKNYNKAVGKGILKVMNKIGISTLNSYRGSQLFECIGIKTSTVEKYFPNTPTRIQGIGLREIEQEIVKRHKRAFHKNTEPEIEVGGEYRWRRGQEKHMFNPLTVAKLQESVRTNKASTFKEFSDLVNNQSKNLMTIRGLFEFDQFDPIPLEEVEPWTEIVKRFKTGAMSYGSISKEAHENLAVAMNRIGGKSNSGEGGEDQERFYKSSQGDWRNSAIKQVASGRFGVTSNYLTSASEIQIKIAQGAKPGEGGQLPGPKVNPEIAKTRNSTPYVGLISPPPHHDIYSIEDLSQLIYDVKSANREARINVKLVSEIGVGTVAAGVAKAKADVILIAGFDGGTGATPLTSQKHTGLPWELGIAEAQQTLVMNDLRNRVVLECDGQLKTGRDVAIACLLGAEEFGFATAPLVASGCIMMRVCHLNTCPVGIATQNPDLRKKFKGKPEHVVNYMYFVAQELREIMAKLGFRTINEMVGQSQKLNRNKAIDHYKSSGIDLTPILHKVEVAEDVQLFNTYCQDHNLNVHLDFKIIKQAHQALFRRQKTNFEMPITNIDRAVGAVISNEISKIYGADGLPEDTIDVDFTGSAGQSFGAFATKGLKFTVHGNTNDYLGKGLSGAKLIIKVPEKCTIVPEDNIITGNVTLYGATSGEVYINGKAGERFCVRNSGAKAVVEGIGDHGCEYMTGGVAVILGTVGRNFGAGMSGGVAYVLDEDETFQQNCNSEDLNIDPLENEVDILQLKELIENHLEATGSPLAARILKDWNNYLPKFKKVLPEEYRQALVRLEQEQLELA, encoded by the coding sequence ATGCTAAAAAAACAAGGACTTTATTTACCAGAATTTGAACACGATAATTGTGGTGCAGGATTCATATGTAGCTTAACAGGAAAACGATCGAATGACATCATCCATAAAGCTCTTGAAATTTTAGTTAAACTAGAACATCGAGGAGCGGTAAGTTCTGATGGTGTAACAGGTGATGGCGCGGGAATCTTAATCGATATTCCTCATAAATTTTTTAAGATTTTTTGCGAATTTGATCTGCCAGAAGCTGGAGAATATGCAACCAGTAATGTATTCCTTCCTAGAAAAGAAAACCAACGTCAATATTGTATCGATGTTTTTGAAAAAGAAATTCAAAATCAAGGCCTTAAATTAATAGGCTGGAGAGACGTACCTGTGAATAGTGATGTATTAGGTGAAATTGCTAAAGTGACAGAACCTTTTGTAAAACAAATATTTATAGGAAAGGAAAACGATACACAAACCGAAAGAGAATTCAACATAAAATTATATGCTGCACGAAAAATTGCAGAACATACTATATATGATTCTAAATTATCGGAAGCTAAATTCTTTTACCTACCAAGCTTATCTACTAAAATCATTATTTTTAAAGGCTTATTAATGCCGGAACATATTAATGAATATTATTTAGATTTATTTAATTCGGCCCTAGACACTAGATTAGCATTAGTACACCAACGTTTTTCTACCAATACATTTCCTACTTGGGATTTAGCACAGCCATTTAGATACATCTGTCATAACGGAGAAATAAACACCGTAAGAGGTAACGTATCTCGTATGTTTTCTCGCGAAGAAATCATGGAAAGCCCATTATTTGGTGATGATATTAAAAAGATTATCCCAACGGTTTTAAGAGGAAAATCAGATTCTGCAACCTTAGATATGGTTGTCGAATTATTATTAATGACAGGTCGCTCACTTCCAGAAGCGATGATGATGCTTGTGCCTGAAGCTTGGGAGAAAAACCCAAATATGTCGGATGCTAAAAAAGCATTTTACGAATACAATTCATGTCTAATGGAACCTTGGGATGGACCAGCTTCTATACCATTTACAGATGGTAATTTTATTGGCGCCGTTTTAGATAGAAACGGATTGCGTCCTTCACGTTACACGGTTACCAAACAAGGAAATGTTATCATGTCTTCAGAAACTGGAGTTGTAGATATTGCTCCTGAAAATATAGAATTCCATGGTCGTTTAGAGCCAGGAAAAATGTTTTTAGTAAACATGAGCGAAGGTCGTATCGTTAACGATGAAGAAATTAAAGAAGAAATTGCAGCCAAACATCCTTACAGAAAGTGGTTAGATGAAAACTTAGTCCACCTTCGAGATATTGAAGCTAAAGAAGGCCATATTAAATATGACGAAATCGATCTGAAAAAGCGTGAAGTTGTTTTTGGTTATACCGAAGAAGATTTAAATACCATTATTCGTCCCATGGCACAATTAGGTAAAGAACCTATTGGATCTATGGGAAGCGATACTCCTATTGCTATTTTATCGGAAAGACCACAACTAATCTATAACTACTTCAAACAGTTATTTGCTCAAGTTACCAATCCTCCTTTAGATGGTATTCGTGAGGAATTAATTACAGATATTAGTTTAACACTTGGTAGTGATGTTAATATATTCGACATTAATGCCGAGCATTGTAAGAAATTAAAAATTCAGAATCCTGTTATTTCTAAACATGATTTAGATAAAATTAGAGATTATGATACGAATCCCGATTTTAAAATCGAATCTATTTCGATGTTATATGAAGTAAATCGTGGATTAAACGAACTGGAAGTTGCACTAGAAAATTTAGTCACTAAAGCTTCTAAAGCGATAGATGAAGGCGCAAATATTATTATTTTATCTGATAGATTTGTAGACGAAAATCACGCACCAATTCCTGCGCTTCTAGCATGTTCTTACGTAAATCACGCCTTACACAAATTAGAAAAACGTTCTAGAATTAGTTTAATTATTGAATCTGCTGAACCTCGTGAAGTACATCATTTTGCACTACTATTTGGTTATGGCGCAAGTGCTGTAAATCCATATATTGTAAATGAAATTGTTCAGAAACAAATCAACAATGCAGACCTTACCGATTTAGAATATTTAGCTGCTATTAAAAATTACAATAAAGCAGTTGGTAAAGGAATTCTGAAGGTGATGAACAAAATCGGAATTTCCACCTTAAACTCTTATCGTGGTTCTCAATTATTTGAATGCATCGGGATTAAAACTTCAACAGTTGAAAAATATTTCCCAAATACACCAACGCGTATTCAAGGTATTGGATTAAGAGAAATTGAGCAAGAAATTGTGAAACGTCACAAAAGAGCTTTTCATAAAAATACAGAACCAGAAATTGAAGTTGGTGGAGAATATCGATGGAGACGCGGACAAGAAAAACACATGTTTAATCCGTTAACCGTTGCGAAACTTCAGGAATCGGTAAGAACCAATAAAGCCTCTACTTTTAAGGAATTTTCAGATTTAGTTAACAACCAATCTAAAAACCTAATGACTATTAGAGGGTTGTTTGAATTTGACCAATTTGACCCAATTCCTTTAGAAGAAGTAGAACCTTGGACCGAAATTGTAAAACGTTTTAAAACTGGAGCCATGTCTTATGGTTCTATTAGTAAAGAAGCACATGAAAACTTAGCCGTTGCCATGAACAGAATTGGAGGAAAATCTAATTCTGGTGAAGGTGGAGAAGACCAAGAACGTTTCTATAAAAGCTCACAAGGAGATTGGAGAAACTCCGCAATCAAACAAGTAGCTTCCGGACGTTTCGGAGTTACCTCTAACTACTTAACAAGCGCAAGCGAAATTCAAATAAAAATAGCACAAGGTGCTAAACCAGGTGAAGGCGGACAATTACCTGGACCTAAAGTAAATCCGGAAATTGCAAAAACAAGAAATTCAACGCCTTATGTTGGATTAATCTCACCACCTCCACATCACGATATTTATTCTATTGAAGATTTATCCCAATTAATTTACGATGTAAAATCTGCAAACAGAGAAGCTAGAATTAATGTAAAACTAGTATCCGAAATTGGTGTAGGTACTGTTGCAGCTGGAGTCGCTAAAGCAAAAGCAGATGTTATTCTAATTGCTGGTTTTGATGGAGGAACCGGAGCAACACCTTTAACTTCACAAAAACATACCGGTTTACCTTGGGAACTTGGTATAGCAGAAGCACAACAAACTCTAGTAATGAACGATCTTAGAAATCGCGTAGTTTTAGAATGTGACGGACAATTAAAAACGGGTCGAGATGTAGCCATCGCATGTTTACTTGGAGCAGAAGAGTTCGGTTTTGCAACCGCACCTTTAGTAGCTTCCGGATGTATTATGATGCGTGTGTGTCATTTAAATACGTGCCCAGTTGGTATCGCAACGCAGAATCCGGACTTGCGTAAAAAGTTTAAAGGAAAACCAGAACACGTAGTCAACTACATGTATTTTGTAGCACAAGAATTACGTGAAATTATGGCAAAATTAGGGTTTAGAACCATTAACGAAATGGTTGGACAATCTCAAAAACTAAACAGAAATAAAGCGATAGATCATTATAAATCTTCAGGAATTGACTTAACTCCTATTTTACACAAGGTAGAAGTTGCAGAAGATGTACAACTATTCAACACCTACTGTCAAGACCACAACTTGAATGTGCATTTAGATTTTAAAATTATCAAACAAGCACATCAAGCGTTATTCAGAAGGCAAAAAACAAACTTTGAAATGCCTATCACAAATATTGACAGAGCAGTTGGAGCAGTTATAAGTAACGAGATTTCAAAAATTTATGGCGCAGACGGATTACCAGAAGACACTATAGATGTTGATTTCACAGGTTCTGCAGGACAAAGTTTTGGAGCATTTGCAACCAAAGGTTTAAAATTCACCGTTCACGGAAACACCAATGATTATTTAGGAAAAGGTTTATCTGGAGCGAAATTAATTATTAAAGTCCCAGAAAAATGCACCATTGTTCCCGAAGATAATATCATTACAGGAAACGTGACTCTATACGGAGCAACCTCTGGTGAAGTATATATAAATGGAAAAGCAGGAGAACGTTTTTGTGTTAGAAATTCTGGCGCAAAAGCAGTTGTAGAAGGTATTGGAGATCACGGTTGTGAATATATGACTGGCGGTGTTGCCGTTATTCTTGGTACTGTTGGTCGGAATTTTGGAGCAGGAATGAGCGGAGGAGTTGCTTATGTTTTAGATGAAGATGAAACCTTCCAACAAAACTGCAATTCGGAAGATTTAAATATCGATCCATTAGAAAATGAAGTAGATATCCTTCAGTTGAAAGAATTGATTGAAAATCATCTAGAAGCAACAGGAAGTCCTTTAGCAGCACGTATTTTAAAAGACTGGAATAATTACCTTCCGAAGTTTAAAAAAGTGTTACCAGAAGAGTACAGACAAGCCTTAGTGAGATTAGAACAAGAACAATTAGAATTAGCGTAA